DNA from Candidatus Cloacimonas sp.:
GATTTCTGCAAATATTCGATCCTGACGGCGAGATTTTGGATAGCGCCTCCAAAGAACTTTCGGGTATTCGTAAACGCATAAATACATTACGAATGCAGATTCAAAAGACAATGCAATCACTTTTAACTGATAGCAGCATAGATCGCTATCTACAAGATAAATTCGTTACCCAGCGAGAAGACCGTTATGTTTTACCTGTTAAAGAAAGTGCCGTCCCTTTTGTAAACGGCATCGTGCAAAGTCAATCCGGAAGCAAATCCACCGTTTTTATAGAGCCAATAGCTGTTGTTCCGCTCAATAATGAACTCCAGCTTATCAAGCAACAAGAAAAGCAGGAAATTTTCCGCATTTTTACAGAATACACCGCTGCCATCAAAACCAAGCGGAAAGGTATTTTGCAAAATCAGGAAATACTGGCTTTTCTGGACTTTCGTTTTGCTTGCGGACGCCTTTGCAATACCCTCAAAGCAAAAATCCCCGTTATGATCGATCAACCCTGTTTATCACTAAAATCGGCAAAACATCCTTTGTTGATCTTGCGTTTAGGCAATCCTAACAAAGTGATTCCCTTTGATCTAAAACTTGATCAAAAGCATAAAATTATTGTTTTAAGCGGACCCAATACCGGTGGCAAAACCGTTCTGTTAAAAGCAGTTGGCTTAATTACATTGATGGCTTTGTCTGGGCTTCCCGTTCCTGCCGACGAAGATAGCGAAATCGGCTTTTTCAGTAATGTTTTTGCCGATATTGGAGATGATCAGTCCATCGAAAATGCGCTCTCCACTTTTTCCGCTCATCTGGAAAAAATCGGCAAAATGCTGCAGTTTGCCAATCCCCAAACCTTAATCTTGATAGATGAAATTGGAGCCGCAACCGATCCTCAACAAGGTTCTGCTTTGGCTCAGGCAATTCTGGAAAAATATCTTCAGCTGGGCTGTCCAACTATCGTAACCACCCACTATACCGCTCTGAAAATATTTGCCGAACAGCATCCCGGTTGTTTGAACGCTTCAATGCAATTCGATACTAAAAATCTGCAGCCCACTTATAAATTCATTGCCGGTTATCCAGGAGACAGCTTTGCCATTGAAGTTGCTGCCTCACTGGGAATTGAACCAACTTTAATTGAAAGAGCCAAAGAACTTGCCGGTAACCAAAATGTACAATTTACCGAACTACTGAAAAAAATGCAGGAAGAAAAAAAGAATTATAGTATTTCCACCTATCAAAACGAACTCAAAACCCGCCTGCTGGAAAGCAAACTACAAGAATTGACAGTAAAAGAACAGAACTGGGAAAAAGAAGTAAAAACGCTACGCCAGAACTACTTAAAGGAATTGCAACAGGAATTGATTAACCAGCAGAAAATATACCAGAAAGAGTTAAATGAACTGAAAACCCTTTCCAAACAGGAGCGTAAAACATTTTCGGAACATAAATTGCTTAATATAGAAAGCAAGACCAACGAGATTCAGAAAGAACTTGCCAAGAATACCCTTTCCGATAATTTGCCCATCGAAAATCCACAACCCGGAATGAAGGTTTGGCTTTCCAATTTTGATACTGAGGCAATTATTTTGGCTATCGAGGGTGAACAGGCAAAAGTGGATATGAACGGAATCACTTTTAAAACACCGGTCAGCACGCTTTATAAGACATTAGCTCCGGTTTCCGAAATAAAAACCGAACCTAAGGTGAAAACCAATGTCACCCCCAAAGCAAAATTTGAACTGAAAATTCTGGGGCTTACTTTTGACGAAGCAAAACCCCTGATAGATGAATTTCTGGATGACGCCACTTTAGCTGGATTGCATTCGTTAAGAATTGTGCACGGCAAAGGAACCGGCGTTTTAAGAACCAAAGTTCGTGACTATCTGAAAAAGAAAAAACAAGTAAAAAGTATTGGGACTCCCGGTAGCAGCGAAGGTGGAAGCGGAGTTACAATCGTTAGTATATAACAGGAAGGTTGACCTCCTGGTCAACCCACAACAAGATATTTGTATTGTTACCTATAATTAATAGGGAACTTAAGAACTTGGCTTTTAGGGGAACGATGAGGACATCGTTCTTCCTGCTGGAAGGTTGACCTCCTGGTCAACCCACAACAAGATATTTGTATTGTTACCTATAAGTAATAGGAAACTTAAGAACTTGGCTGTTAGGTGAACGATGAAGACATCGTTCTTCCTGCTGGAAGGTTGACCTCCTGGTCAACCCACAACAAGATATTTATATAGTTACCTATAATTAATAGGGAACTTAAGAACTTGACTGCAAAAAAGAGAAAAAGATATGGACCAAAACTTAATTGACCAAATCCGCCGTGCAAACGACATCGTAGATGTCATTCAAGGTTACATACCCTTGAAAAGGGTGGGAAGCAACTATCGCGGTTTATGCCCTTTTCATAATGACACCAAGCCCTCGCTGTATGTAAGCCAGCCCAAGCAGATTTACAAATGCTTCGCTTGTGGTAAAGCCGGCAATGTCATCGGTTTTGTAACTGATTTTGAAAAGGTTAGTTTTATTGAAGCGGTTAAAAAATTAGCGCAGCGTGCCGGCATACAAATTCCAGATTACGAAAAGACCAAGGTAGTAAATACCAAACGCGAACAGCTCTTAACCGTTTATAGAAGTGCCACGGATTTTTTCACCGAGTCCCTTTTTGCTTATGGACAGGATGTTTTGGACTATCTAAAGCAGCGTTCTTTTGCTCCGGAAACTGCCAAAGAGCTTCAGCTCGGTTATGCTTTAAATAGCGAAAAGGCACTTTTGAACCATCTGCTGAAAGAGGGCTACAGCGTTTCTCTTCTAAAGGATTCCGGGCTTTTTGCCAATTATTCCGGTGGCTTATCAGATCTCTTTAAAGACCGCTTGATGTTTCCCATTCACAATAGTTTAGGTGAAGTTATCGCTTTCGGGGGACGCATTATAGAGCCCAAAGCTGGCGTAGGTAAATACATAAATTCTCCTGGCACGGAGCTTTACACCAAGGGAAAAGAGCTCTACGGCATTTATAAAACCAAATACAACATCAGCAAAGCCAACACGGCTATTATCTGTGAGGGCTATTTTGATTTTCTGCGGCTCTATACCAATGGTTTTACCAATTCCGTAGCCAGTTTGGGAACCTCCTTGACGGAAGAGCAAATTTATTTACTGGCTCGTTTTTGCAATCGCGTTATTATATTATATGACGGTGATGCTGCCGGTATTAAAGCTGCAGTTCGTGCTGGACTTTTATGTTTAAGCAGAGGAATGGAAGCAAATGTGGCTATTCTCCCGGAAAGTGAAGATCCCGATTCGTTGATTCTAAAACAAGGCAGTAAAGCAATGCAGAATATTATAAATAAAGCAGTTCCGCTTATAAACTTCTTGGCTACGGATGCGCGTCCTGAACAGCCGACCGCAGAAAGAATCGAACTGATTTTGGATGCCTTGCGGATGCTGAAAGACCAAGTAAAAAGAGAATTGCTGCTGAAAGATGTCTCCGCTGCCTTTGGCATTACGGAAGGTGCCTTAAACAGCAAATTACATAGCCGGGGTTCTTTTTCCGTTCCCCAGCCGGACTCAACCACAAAAGTAGTCCCTCAAAACGATATCTTCGAAGAACGAAGTGTTCTTGTTTTAGCGTTGAAGGATTACGATTCGTATAAATTACTTGCCAAAGAACTGGATTTGAGTTATTTTAATAATAAACGCTATCGGGAGTTATATAGATTTCTGGTAGAGAAAAATATGCAGGCAGAACCTTGGGAACCAGCTGCCTTGCTTGATAACTTGGATAATAATGAAATAAAGGAATGCTTAGCTGAACTTCTGTTTGAGGATTTACAGCCCTTGCGCTTTGAAGATTGTCTAAATGGCTTATGTATCCGCAAAGTCCAACACGATTTGGAAGAATTGGATAGCGCCATTAGCAAAGACCCGCAAAATCTGGAACTCCTCAAAGAGAAAGAAAAGCTGGCTATAAAGTATCGGCGTATGACCAGGAAGGTCGTGAACAAAGTCCTCTATTGAAGGACACAGGAAGGAGCATTGATGATTACTTATAATGAATGTTTAAAAAAACTGGTGGATTTGGGTAAAGAATCCGGCTATATTACTTTTAAGCAAATAAACGATATTCTACCCAGCAACCCTTTCTTCCTTGATAAAGTGGATGATATCATCTTTGATTTGTCTCAGGATGGAATTGAAATTATAGACGAAACCGAAAAACGCATCACCAAAGGCGGAGCAGCTATTCGTAAACCCACTTCTCCAAAAAAATTCAAAAGTAAACGCTATTATGACGATCCAGTGCGAATGTATTTAAGAGAAATGGGACGCGTTCCCTTGCTGGATAGAGAAGGCGAAGTGCGTGTAGCCAAAAAGATAGAGACCTATCAAAAAATGATTAACCAGAATGTCTTTAAATGCGGCAGCACCTTACGCGAAATGTATAACTTCCTGCATCGCTACAGAGAAAGAAGAGTCCGCTTAGACCAAATTTTTAAAGTGGATATCAGCACCTGGATAGATAAAAATCAGGACGCCAAAATTATCGATTCCTTCAAAGAAATCCTCAAAGAAAACGAGTCAAAATTTGAAAAAGTAGGAAACATCCTGGATAATTGCGATTTTGATGACACCGGCACTGCCAGCCGCCAAGAAGAAATTGACGAAATCCGCAATCAAATCGTTAATACCTTTATGCAACTTTCCTATAACGATAAACTGATTAAACG
Protein-coding regions in this window:
- the dnaG gene encoding DNA primase, encoding MDQNLIDQIRRANDIVDVIQGYIPLKRVGSNYRGLCPFHNDTKPSLYVSQPKQIYKCFACGKAGNVIGFVTDFEKVSFIEAVKKLAQRAGIQIPDYEKTKVVNTKREQLLTVYRSATDFFTESLFAYGQDVLDYLKQRSFAPETAKELQLGYALNSEKALLNHLLKEGYSVSLLKDSGLFANYSGGLSDLFKDRLMFPIHNSLGEVIAFGGRIIEPKAGVGKYINSPGTELYTKGKELYGIYKTKYNISKANTAIICEGYFDFLRLYTNGFTNSVASLGTSLTEEQIYLLARFCNRVIILYDGDAAGIKAAVRAGLLCLSRGMEANVAILPESEDPDSLILKQGSKAMQNIINKAVPLINFLATDARPEQPTAERIELILDALRMLKDQVKRELLLKDVSAAFGITEGALNSKLHSRGSFSVPQPDSTTKVVPQNDIFEERSVLVLALKDYDSYKLLAKELDLSYFNNKRYRELYRFLVEKNMQAEPWEPAALLDNLDNNEIKECLAELLFEDLQPLRFEDCLNGLCIRKVQHDLEELDSAISKDPQNLELLKEKEKLAIKYRRMTRKVVNKVLY
- a CDS encoding Smr/MutS family protein, translating into FLQIFDPDGEILDSASKELSGIRKRINTLRMQIQKTMQSLLTDSSIDRYLQDKFVTQREDRYVLPVKESAVPFVNGIVQSQSGSKSTVFIEPIAVVPLNNELQLIKQQEKQEIFRIFTEYTAAIKTKRKGILQNQEILAFLDFRFACGRLCNTLKAKIPVMIDQPCLSLKSAKHPLLILRLGNPNKVIPFDLKLDQKHKIIVLSGPNTGGKTVLLKAVGLITLMALSGLPVPADEDSEIGFFSNVFADIGDDQSIENALSTFSAHLEKIGKMLQFANPQTLILIDEIGAATDPQQGSALAQAILEKYLQLGCPTIVTTHYTALKIFAEQHPGCLNASMQFDTKNLQPTYKFIAGYPGDSFAIEVAASLGIEPTLIERAKELAGNQNVQFTELLKKMQEEKKNYSISTYQNELKTRLLESKLQELTVKEQNWEKEVKTLRQNYLKELQQELINQQKIYQKELNELKTLSKQERKTFSEHKLLNIESKTNEIQKELAKNTLSDNLPIENPQPGMKVWLSNFDTEAIILAIEGEQAKVDMNGITFKTPVSTLYKTLAPVSEIKTEPKVKTNVTPKAKFELKILGLTFDEAKPLIDEFLDDATLAGLHSLRIVHGKGTGVLRTKVRDYLKKKKQVKSIGTPGSSEGGSGVTIVSI